The Pochonia chlamydosporia 170 chromosome 1, whole genome shotgun sequence genome window below encodes:
- a CDS encoding G-patch RNA maturation protein (similar to Metarhizium robertsii ARSEF 23 XP_007820151.2): MGLLAEKQSRSRISRDPNNTKWTRDTKTFGQKILRSQGWEPGQFLGAQDAAHSELHTAANASYIRVALKDDMKGLGYNKAKEDEVTGLDVFSDLLSRLNGKSEESVEGDRQARLVVKTNRYVEAKWGPMRFIRGGLLVGDEMQAETESDESTPASDAEEEKPKKSKKDKKSKKRKAEELEAAESESSSVDTEKKEKRRRKEERRAKKLAAAMETENNTPDEEERLKKKSKKEKSRSKTSSEGDDESVEVKKSKKDKKEKKEKKDKKKRNKDEAETADSDSATATAPASVATSAPATGTSTPTGTGTSTPRGSRNFVRSRFIAQKKQAVLDTKALAQIFMVKT, translated from the exons ATGGGTCTTCTCGCCGAAAAGCAGAG CCGGTCACGAATCAGCAGAGATCCCAACAACACAAAATGGACTCGCGACACCAAAACTTTCGGTCAAAAGATCCTACGTTCCCAGGGATGGGAGCCCGGTCAATTCCTCGGAGCGCAAGACGCCGCTCACTCCGAATTGCACACTGCCGCCAATGCATCCTATATCCGGGTGGCCCTCAAGGACGACATGAAGGGCTTGGGGTACAATAAGGCCAAGGAGGATGAAGTGACGGGCCTTGACGTCTTTTCGGACCTGCTGAGTCGGCTGAATGGCAAGTCAGAGGAGTCAGTCGAGGGCGATAGGCAAGCACGGCTAGTGGTCAAGACGAACCGATACGTCGAGGCGAAATGGGGACCTATGCGGTTCATTCGCGGAGGGCTGCtcgttggcgatgagatgcagGCAGAAACGGAGTCGGACGAATCTACGCCTGCGTCTGacgctgaagaagagaagccTAAAAAGTcgaaaaaggacaagaagagcaagaagcgAAAGGCGGAGGAGTTGGAAGCGGCCGAGTCAGAATCGTCGAGCGTAGATacggagaagaaggagaagaggcGGAGAAAAGAGGAGCGAAGGGCGAAGAAGTTGGCGGCCGCTATGGAAACGGAGAACAATACACCCGATGAAGAGGAgcgattgaagaagaagtctAAAAAGGAAAAGTCCAGGTCAAAGACGAGCTCCGAGGGTGACGACGAGTCGGTGGAAGTGAAAAAGTCGAAAAAGGataaaaaggagaagaaggagaagaaggacaagaagaagcgcaacAAGGACGAGGCAGAGACTGCGGATTCAGATtcggccacggccacggcgCCTGCATCTGTTGCAACGTCTGCTCCAGCTACAGGCACTTCGACGCCTACGGGCACCGGGACTTCCACACCAAGAGGGAGTCGCAACTTTGTTCGATCACGGTTTATTgcacagaagaagcaggcggTGCTGGACACCAAGGCTTTGGCTCAG ATTTTCATGGTCAAGACATGA
- a CDS encoding arsenite resistance protein Ars2 (similar to Coccidioides immitis RS XP_001248609.1) — MDSYSSSYRDSSARSPSDRTWGRDESRTRDERSDTFYRGRSPGNDRRDRRRSRSPGVDRYEPRSRRDDRDRDDRRRISSPPANIDRYVPGQEGASPGITVNPLADPARLPYQVGFSYFGEWWRMNEKIKDDKERARTGRRREPERPRGPEEREKEKAKIQAAYDAYKEELQAKMARSFVSEHKKEQWFRERYVPEIRDELRSKLNEIRRGAYSQWEQDLETGTFDEFSLEGLPKAESNGAGGVVEKEEGEATASNEVLGVGDLLPANGADIRDENQFQPTLLIKTIAPHVSRQNLESFCKENLGEEEGGFKWLSLSDPNPSKRYHRIGWVMLHPSSETALPADRSDPKDDDGDLDVATPQPVSTAEKALEAVNGKTVKDEVRGDFVCHVGVHNPPNNPRKKALWDLFSAPERVERDLLLVQRLVNKFEEDFGSDFQAILKVEEKVDDMRSAGRLQPAVSQTPAKKVKKQRQVALDEAMDDDDDDGMVHEDEEDEEEDGAIDEEADDEDMLVKKKQLDLLIEYLRRVFNFCFFCVFESDSVHELTRKCPGGHLRRPRSTLSSSARSVARASANGEPFPEKKKAADAEEIDAEPADGDKKFRNTSNKTEQQLLRAYNWVKTFEDKIMQILEPQTVDIRKLGGRPVEDAVEDELAKFVKQEDEHKWRCKAPECSKLFKEEHFWKKHVEKRHGDFLDSMKQEFELINAYVMDPAHIAPSRTDANSNGHFPPANGQNATGTPRGFNLQNFSMNGMMGMPGFPMAGGNFPPMFAGMQAGGWNPMGEERSGGGPIRRGGMGNRGQYRTGPYDRRGNRFDGGRNRTGGSRWGDGAGGATGGPREAVQGRSLKSYEDLDHVSGGGGGELNY; from the exons ATGGACTCTTACAGCTCCTCTTACCGGGACTCCTCGGCAAGATCGCCATCAGATCGCACCTGGGGCCGCGACGAATCGAGAACTAGGGATGAGCGCTCCGATACCTTTTATCGTGGACGGTCTCCAG GCAACGACCGAAGAGATCGCAGACGTTCACGTTCACCTGGTGTCGACCGATACGAACCTAGGTCTCGCCGAGACGACAGAGATAGAGATGATCGCCGACGAATAAGTTCACCACCTGCAAACATTGACCGTTATGTTCCTGGACAAGAGGGCGCATCCCCCGGGATCACGGTGAACCCTCTAGCCGATCCAGCACGCCTGCCTTACCAGGTGGGATTCTCCTACTTTGGAGAATGGTGGAGAATGAACGAGAagatcaaggacgacaaagAACGAGCCCGGACTGGTCGGAGACGTGAGCCAGAGCGGCCACGCGGGCCGGAGGAGCGtgaaaaggaaaaggccaagattcaagCCGCGTACGACGCGTACAAGGAAGAGCTACAAGCAAAGATGGCGCGTTCTTTTGTGTCCGAACACAAAAAAGAGCAGTGGTTCAGGGAGAGATATGTGCCAGAGATCCGCGACGAGCTTCGTAGCAAGCTAAACGAAATCCGTCGTGGCGCCTACAGCCAGTGGGAGCAAGATTTGGAGACGGGCACGTTTGATGAGTTTTCGCTCGAGGGCCTTCCCAAAGCTGAGAGCAATGGCGCGGGCGGTGTCGTTGAAaaggaggagggcgaggcCACGGCAAGTAACGAGGTTTTGGGCGTCGGCGATCTCCTCCCCGCCAACGGTGCCGACATCCGCGACGAGAACCAGTTCCAGCCTACTCTGCTCATCAAGACCATCGCGCCACACGTCAGCCGCCAAAACCTCGAGTCGTTTTGCAAGGAGAATTtgggcgaggaagaaggcggatTTAAGTGGCTGTCTCTGTCCGACCCCAATCCGAGCAAAAGATACCACCGCATAGGGTGGGTGATGCTACACCCGTCTTCCGAGACAGCACTCCCGGCTGATCGATCAGACcccaaggacgacgacgggGATTTGGACGTTGCCACGCCACAACCAGTATCAACGGCGGAAAAGGCGCTCGAGGCGGTCAATGGCAAGACGGTAAAGGATGAAGTGCGAGGCGACTTCGTATGCCATGTTGGCGTCCACAATCCTCCCAACAACCCCAGAAAGAAGGCGCTGTGGGATCTCTTCTCCGCTCCCGAGCGTGTTGAACGAGACTTGCTGCTCGTTCAGCGTCTGGTCAACAAGTTTGAGGAGGATTTTGGTTCAGATTTCCAGGCCATCCTCAAGGTGGAGGAAAAGGTGGACGACATGCGCAGCGCCGGCCGTCTGCAGCCTGCCGTGTCACAGACACCAGCGAAAAAGGTCAAGAAGCAACGTCAAGTGGCTTTGGATGAAGccatggatgatgacgatgacgatggcatgGTtcatgaagacgaggaggacgaggaagaagatggtgcTATTGACGAAGAGgctgatgacgaggacatgctcgtcaagaagaagcaacTAGATCTTTTGATTGAGTATTTGCGTCGCGTCTTCAacttttgtttcttttgcgtcTTTGAGAGTGACTCTGTTCATGAGCTGACGCGCAAGTGCCCCGGTGGCCACCTGCGTCGTCCCAGAAGcacattgtcgtcgtcggcgaGATCGGTCGCCCGCGCAAGTGCCAATGGCGAGCCATTCcccgagaagaagaaggcagccgACGCTGAAGAAATAGACGCCGAACCCGCAGACGGGGACAAGAAGTTCCGCAACACGTCAAACAAGACGGAGCAGCAATTGCTCCGGGCCTACAACTGGGTCAAGACTTTTGAGGACAAGATTATGCAAATCTTGGAACCCCAAACAGTCGACATTCGCAAGCTTGGTGGGCGGCCAGTTGAAGACGCGGTTGAAGAcgagttggccaagtttgtaAAGCAGGAAGATGAGCACAAGTGGCGCTGCAAAGCACCAGAATGCTCCAAGCTCTTCAAGGAGGAACACTTTTGGAAGAAGCACGTGGAAAAGAGACATGGAGACTTTCTCGATAGCATGAAGCAAGAG TTTGAGCTCATCAATGCATACGTGATGGATCCTGCGCACATTGCGCCATCCAGGACGGATGCCAACTCTAACGGACACTTCCCTCCTGCCAATGGGCAGAATGCCACGGGAACGCCGCGTGGGTTCAACCTGCAGAACTTTTCAATGAATGGCATGATGGGCATGCCAGGGTTCCCCATGGCTGGAGGCAACTTCCCACCCATGTTCGCCGGTATGCAGGCCGGCGGCTGGAACCCAATGGGCGAAGAACGCTCAGGAGGCGGCCCAATTCGCCGCGGCGGCATGGGCAATCGGGGACAGTATCGCACAGGGCCGTATGACCGCCGGGGCAACAGGTTTGATGGAGGCCGAAACCGCACCGGAGGATCTCGCTGGGGCGATGGAGCTGGTGGTGCAACGGGTGGCCCTCGCGAAGCCGTGCAAGGTCGTAGCCTGAAGAGCTACGAAGACCTCGACCACGTCTCTGGCGGTGGCGGTGGCGAACTCAACTACTAA
- a CDS encoding molybdenum cofactor sulfurase (similar to Coccidioides immitis RS XP_001241174.1): protein MASTDSTAAAYNEAVEELRQREYPMLEDSVYLDHAGSTLPAKSLMDSFAREMTSTLYGNPHSGSWSSQLSTLRIDDIRLRLLSFFHADPSEYDLVFVPNATAGVKLVVEAMRSLPEGYSYAYHQACHTSIVGAREDARQSACVDDVDMASWLGGSDPFASAGPSSATLFAYSAQSHMDGRRYPLSWPRELKEHSNGKSAPLFALLDAASFSATSQLDLSSSDFAADFVVLSLYKIFGFPDLGALIVRRPAEYIFDRRHYFGGGTVDLVTCKKEQWHARKTQFLHERLEDGTLPFHNIMALDSAMTVHSKLFGSMDKVSAHTSYLAQRLFDGLDSLRHGNTLPVCVMYTQRPDASTTSLGVGPVVSFNLKNSAGGWVSLGEVDKLAILQKIHIRTGGLCSPGNVAAALALEPWEMKRNLSAGIRCGADSEIMGGKPTGVIRASVGAMSTESDVNRFLEFIQEFFVEDYPTPPLSQQLDETSHAASTFRVKSVTVFPIKSCGGHVVPPGLRWDVKPEGLAWDREWCLVHPGSGQALSQKRYPKMTLLRPALDFENGLLRVTYHGPGSDADHPSEIQIPLSANPSLFDQESKRMSSRVCGEEISAQVYSSPDINNFFSDSLGVPCVLARFPAGGRGLTSRTAKARIQKHQHTRLRPLPGSFPDIPSPPDSDSEQPSESKILLSNESPILLVNSCSVDALNDDITNRGGEVVPDDSFRANIVIESDEKAKHNAYSEDTWSKIRIGNQEFKLLGACRRCQMVCVDQASGNRRQEPFSTLAKTRRFDGKVYFGAHMTHEPRPGDASLASQAPTIQVGEAVTVQGWIS, encoded by the exons ATGGCTTCCACGGACAGCACAGCTGCTGCTTACAATGAGGCGGTGGAGGAACTTCGTCAGCGGGAGTATCCCATGCTCGAAG ACTCCGTCTATCTAGACCACGCGGGCTCTACACTCCCTGCAAAGTCCCTGATGGATTCGTTCGCACGGGAAATGACGTCCACTCTCTACGGCAATCCTCACTCTGGCTCGTGGTCCTCACAGCTATCCACACTACGAATAGACGATATTCGACTGCGATTGTTAAGTTTCTTTCATGCTGACCCGTCTGAATATGACTTGGTGTTTGTCCCCAATGCCACAGCAGGTGTCAAGCTCGTCGTGGAAGCCATGAGGTCACTGCCGGAAGGCTACTCATATGCCTATCATCAAGCGTGCCATACTAGCATTGTAGGAGCGAGGGAGGACGCAAGACAGAGCGCGTGCGTTGACGACGTCGACATGGCCTCGTGGCTCGGCGGCTCAGATCCATTTGCTTCTGCAGGTCCGTCCTCGGCAACCCTCTTTGCCTATTCCGCCCAGTCTCACATGGACGGACGACGATATCCCTTGTCATGGCCGAGGGAGCTCAAGGAACATTCAAACGGGAAATCCGCTCCATTATTTGCCCTTCTCGACGCCGCGTCGTTTAGTGCCACATCTCAGCTGGACCTCAGCTCTTCAGATTTCGCCGCGGACTTTGTCGTCCTTAGCCTGTATAAAATATTTGGCTTTCCCGATCTAGGAGCACTTATCGTTCGACGCCCGGCAGAGTACATTTTTGACCGACGACACTATTTTGGAGGTGGCACGGTTGATTTGGTAACGTGCAAGAAGGAACAGTGGCACGCCAGAAAGACTCAATTTCTTCACGAACGCCTGGAAGATGGCACGCTACCCTTTCACAACATCATGGCCCTCGACTCAGCAATGACGGTACACTCAAAATTATTCGGCTCCATGGACAAAGTCAGTGCCCATACGTCTTACCTGGCTCAGCGGCTGTTTGATGGCCTAGACAGCTTGCGACATGGCAACACGCTACCAGTGTGTGTCATGTACACCCAGCGGCCAGAtgcttcaacaacatcgcTGGGAGTCGGCCCGGTGGTTTCATTCAATCTCAAGAATAGCGCCGGTGGTTGGGTAAGCCTGGGAGAAGTGGACAAGCTGGCCATTCTTCAAAAGATTCATATCCGTACGGGAGGGCTGTGCAGCCCTGGAAATGTTGCTGCCGCCTTGGCTCTGGAACCATGGGAGATGAAGAGAAACCTTTCCGCTGGGATTCGATGCGGCGCCGATAGCGAAATTATGGGCGGGAAACCAACCGGCGTGATTCGAGCGAGCGTCGGAGCCATGAGCACGGAATCCGATGTCAACCGATTTCTAGAGTTTATACAGGAATTCTTTGTCGAGGACTATCCCACGCCTCCGCTATCTCAACAACTTGATGAGACAAGTCATGCAGCATCGACATTTCGCGTCAAATCCGTCACCGTCTTTCCGATCAAAAGCTGCGGCGGCCATGTCGTACCGCCAGGACTCCGATGGGATGTGAAGCCTGAAGGTTTGGCATGGGATCGTGAGTGGTGTCTAGTTCATCCAGGTTCTGGCCAAGCGCTCAGCCAGAAACGCTACCCCAAGATGACACTCTTACGCCCGGCATTAGATTTTGAAAATGGCCTTTTGCGGGTGACATATCACGGTCCAGGCAGCGACGCAGACCACCCATCGGAGATCCAGATCCCCTTGTCCGCAAATCCGTCGCTATTCGACCAAGAATCCAAACGAATGTCTTCCCGAGTCTGCGGAGAAGAAATCTCCGCCCAGGTCTACAGTTCTCccgacatcaacaacttcttTTCCGACTCGCTTGGGGTTCCGTGTGTGCTGGCAAGGTTTCCCGCTGGCGGCCGTGGCCTCACCAGCCGCACTGCCAAGGCACGCATtcagaaacaccaacatACCAGATTACGTCCACTTCCCGGCTCGTTTCCTGATATCCCCTCGCCTCCAGACTCAGACTCCGAACAGCCCAGCGAAAGCAAGATATTACTCTCCAATGAGAGCCCAATTCTGCTCGTGAACAGCTGTAGCGTGGATGCGCTAAACGACGACATAACCAATAGAGGCGGCGAGGTGGTACCAGATGACTCTTTTCGAGCCAACATTGTGATTGAATCGGATGAAAAAGCAAAACACAACGCCTACTCTGAAGATACGTGGAGCAAAATTCGCATTGGAAATCAAGAGTTCAAGCTCCTTGGCGCATGTCGACGATGTCAAATGGTCTGCGTTGACCAAGCATCCGGCAACAGACGACAAGAGCCCTTTTCGAcgctggcaaagacgaggaGGTTTGATGGAAAGGTATATTTCGGGGCGCATATGACACATGAGCCGAGACCGGGCGATGCGAGCTTGGCGAGCCAGGCACCTACGATTCAGGTCGGAGAGGCTGTTACGGTGCAAGGGTGGATATCATGA
- a CDS encoding ferric reductase transmembrane component (similar to Talaromyces stipitatus ATCC 10500 XP_002481367.1), with translation MQMHVNTASTPFLPILNQPVQLHSSRDPGTCTLTPEQCAFKNRYWVFWYEADLVYCLPVVYFFVSAIALFAIGRFASDFAPSTINKSKPWRRCMAALRYQSYKTWRVGSWNTQSLGVLLLAAVGVLFFSVLTFGPKPYYWPTDARYGNSPPIATRTGWMALACLPFILAFGSKANLVSALTGIPPEKLNIWHNWVSWAMFVLALIHTFPFVVYRTYRGDVAEAFTTGGVWLTGVIAIIAQAWLTFMSISWIRHKWYEFFKSTHYFFAAIFMVFFFLHCSFRMTSWDYFIAAGAIYFTCLFYALAKTYIRHGIKHTARLRLETPQSLRVAVATKSSWKPGQHVYLRFLTGGFHSITSHPFTMCSVPSKSGSQHEMVFYLQPRGGLTRRLARMAQKQAEVDVRILLEGPYGGMPARWFKGFDHTLLIAGGSGSAFTLSLIEDWLSRHDLNSTGQLKVLLATRDAEMRIWYTEELQRIAERRCGTGLGEVADLSIHFYETHNIPVVAPASNSLSLGDDEEKRKQGPQIRSSAHSATSLFSIKFFHGRPDTGSAVREMSLQASDCTVGVTVCGPSGMVYDVAHAAAAQQQRILSEHAGASEVWFHRESFSY, from the exons ATGCAAATGCACGTCAATACGGCTTCAACGCCGTTTCTCCCTATACTAAACCAGCCGGTACAACTACACTCATCTCGCGACCCTGGAACCTGCACTCTAACCCCAGAGCAATGTGCTTTCAAAAACAGGTACTGGGTGTTCTG GTATGAAGCAGATTTGGTTTACTGCCTCCCTGTAGTATACTTTTTCGTATCTGCCATTGCCCTATTCGCCATTGGTAGATTTGCCTCTGATTTTGCTCCGAGTACCATCAACAAGAGTAAGCCTTGGCGCCGTTGCATGGCAGCGCTCCGCTACCAGTCTTACAAAACTTGGCGagttggaagctggaacaCTCAGTCCCTTGGAgttcttctccttgccgcAGTCGgcgtcctcttcttctcagtGTTGACCTTTGGCCCCAAGCCGTATTACTGGCCAACAGACGCGCGATATGGAAACTCGCCTCCCATCGCGACGAGAACTGGGTGGATGGCCCTGGCCTGTTTGCCGTTTATACTCGCCTTTGGGTCCAAAGCCAACTTGGTATCCGCCTTAACCGGAATTCCACCAGAGAAACTGAATATATGGCATAATTGGGTTAGCTGGGCCATGTTCGTTTTAGCCCTCATCCACACGTTTCCCTTCGTCGTCTACCGCACCTACAGAGGCGATGTTGCCGAAGCTTTCACAACTGGAGGGGTGTGGTTAACCGGTGTAATTGCCATTATAGCGCAAGCCTGGCTTAccttcatgtccatctcaTGGATTCG CCACAAGTGGTACGAGTTCTTCAAGTCGACACACTACTTcttcgccgccatcttcatggtcttctttttccttcaCTGTAGCTTCCGCATGACATCTTGGGACTATTTTATTGCCGCTGGAGCCATCTACTTTACTTGTCTCTTCTACGCCCTTGCCAAGACTTATAtcagacatggcatcaagcaTACCGCTCGTCTCCGGCTTGAAACTCCCCAGTCTCTACGGGTTGCAGTTGCTACAAAATCGAGCTGGAAACCAGGACAGCATGTTTATCTGCGATTCCTGACAGGCGGGTTTCACTCCATCACGTCGCATCCATTCACCATGTGCTCGGTTCCTTCCAAGAGCGGCAGCCAACATGAGATGGTCTTTTACCTTCAACCGCGCGGTGGTCTCACTCGACGACTTGCAAGAATGGCCCAGAAACAAGCAGAGGTCGACGTCCGAATCCTTCTAGAGGGCCCATATGGTGGAATGCCTGCAAGATGGTTCAAGGGGTTCGATCACACTCTTTTGATTGCAGGCGGATCTGGCTCGGCATTCACTCTCTCCCTCATCGAAGATTGGCTCAGTCGGCATGATTTAAACTCGACAGGCCAACTAAAAGTCCTCCTGGCAACCAGGGATGCGGAGATGCGAATCTGGTACACTGAAGAGCTCCAGCGGATCGCTGAACGACGATGCGGCACTGGACTAGGCGAGGTTGCCGATTTGAGCATACATTTTTACGAAACTCACAACATTCCCGTGGTTGCTCCAGCGTCAAATTCCCTTTCTTTaggagatgatgaagaaaagagaaagcaAGGACCGCAAATACGCTCGAGTGCCCATTCAGCCACGTCTCTGTTTAGCATCAAGTTCTTTCACGGTCGTCCAGACACCGGTTCTGCGGTCAGGGAGATGTCATTGCAAGCGTCAGATTGCACAGTTGGCGTGACAGTTTGCGGACCATCTGGAATGGTGTATGATGTTGCTCATGCGGCGGCAGCGCAACAGCAACGAATCCTTAGCGAACACGCTGGCGCGTCCGAAGTTTGGTTTCACCGGGAATCTTTTTC ATACTAA
- a CDS encoding chitinase 1 (similar to Neurospora crassa OR74A XP_965309.3), with protein sequence MLRLLVSILLLLARVATAVPTSAPASTPSSGPTSAPASVPAPAPAPDAGKKERICFDINPSMAFFTTTVYVTTTTGAVFVTSKPTTGAGLPVVPTGLASLPASAAPGSASGSLSGKLPPQPSQGATNGQKWGNGTLSLTNGGAPGPTGTGTGGGVPKPSSPAKGLINMVYFTNWGTYKPNYQPHNLPASDITHVLYSFGNVTTNGTVVSSDDFADTQKQYRRDGNGTTMQGAIGQLFNIKKKNRKLKTLLSIGGWTYTENGAFKSASTEQGRKTFASSAVKLALDWGMDGIDIDWEFPKNETEAKEFVALLKECRDTFDKYIARVQQKYHYLITVAVSSGPTNYKNIDIKGMDQYVDLWNLMAYDYAGSWDNTTGHQANLYPDATNKENTKVDTEQAINAYIAAGVAPHKILLGLPIYGRSFGNTDGLGKPYKGVGKGSVEDGTWLYKDLPRPGAEVKTDDKVGATWSYDPKAREFVSYDNPQTAALKATYIKTKGLGGAFFWEASGDKNGTESLIGSMAKSLGQLDTSENMLVYPESRYDNIKNGKGS encoded by the exons ATGTTGAGACTACTCGTCTCGATCCTCCTTTTGCTGGCCAGAGTTGCTACTGCTGTGCCGACTtcagcaccagcatctaCGCCATCATCAGGACCAACATCAGCACCGGCGTCGGTAccggcaccggcaccagcaccagatgCCGGCAAAAAGGAGCGCATCTGCTTCGACATCAACCCTTCCATGGCATTCTTCACGACAACAGTGTACGTGACAACCACTACGGGTGCCGTCTTTGTTACTTCAAAGCCGACTACCGGAGCAGGGCTCCCTGTTGTGCCCACCGGCTTGGCATCTCTACCTGCATCTGCCGCTCCAGGATCTGCATCTGGATCTCTTTCAGGGAAATTACCTccacagcccagccaaggGGCAACGAATGGTCAGAAATGGGGAAACGGAACACTATCCCTCACCAACGGCGGCGCTCCGGGTCCCACAGGCACAGGAACCGGCGGTGGCGTCCCGAAACCATCCTCCCCGGCGAAAGGGTTGATTAATATGGTGTATTTCACAAACTG GGGAACATACAAGCCCAACTATCAACCTCACAACCTGCCTGCCTCCGACATTACCCATGTCTTGTACTCGTTTGGCAATGTAACAACAAACGGCACCGT TGTATCCTCAGACGACTTTGCCGATACGCAGAAGCAATATCGCAGAGACGGCAACGGAACAACCATGCAAGGCGCAATAGGACAGCTattcaacatcaagaagaagaaccGCAAGCTCAAGACGCTCCTCTCCATCGGCGGCTGGACATACACCGAGAACGGAGCCTTCAAATCAGCATCCACCGAACAGGGCCGCAAGACGTTTGCATCCAGCGCCGTCAAACTAGCTCTGGACTGGGGCATGGACGGCATCGACATTGACTGGGAGTTCCCCAAGAACGAGACCGAAGCCAAGGAATTCGTCGCCCTCTTGAAAGAGTGCCGCGACACCTTCGACAAGTACATTGCCAGAGTCCAGCAAAAGTACCACTACCTCATCACCGTGGCCGTCTCGTCCGGACCAACCAACTACAAAAACATCGACATCAAGGGCATGGACCAGTACGTCGACCTGTGGAACCTGATGGCGTACGACTACGCCGGCAGCTGGGACAACACGACCGGCCACCAGGCAAACCTGTATCCCGACGCCACCAACAAGGAGAACACAAAAGTCGACACCGAGCAGGCCATCAACGCATACATTGCCGCCGGCGTGGCCCCCCACAAGATTCTGCTAGGTCTGCCCATCTACGGGCGCTCGTTTGGAAACACTGACGGCCTGGGAAAGCCGTACAAGGGCGTTGGTAAAGGATCCGTGGAGGATGGAACTTGGCTGTACAAGGATCTTCCGCGTCCTGGTGCCGAAGTCAAGACGGATGATAAGGTTGGCGCGACGTGGTCGTATGATCCTAAAGCTCGTGAGTTTGTGTCTTATGACAATCCGCAGACGGCTGCCTTAAAGGCGACGTATATCAAGACCAAGGGCCTTGGCGGTGCCTTCTTTTGGGAAGCGTCTGGGGATAAGAACGGGACGGAGAGTCTCATTGGTTCCATGGCAAAGTCTCTGGGCCAGCTCGACACCTCGGAGAATATGTTGGTCTATCCAGAGAGCCGATATGATAATATTAAGAACGGCAAAGGATCGTGA